GTGAATTTGTTGACTTGTTGAGCAATTGCAGCGCCCAAAAGGTTTGATTAAGCTCCAAGTCGTAAGAGTAGGTTATTCATCTGAAATTTAATTACCAGGAAATTTAGTGAATTAGAAGAAATTGGATTTTTGATGTTCTATCAAGGACTGGGATAAAAGAGAGACTTAGATAGCTACCTGTCTATACGTAAGTCTGGGATGTGCTCAATCTTACCACAATCTTCACCCGCTTCCATTTCGCATCTTTTCGATAAGATGGGACATCTCCAAATTCTCAGTGTCTGCAAAGAGGTAAGGTTAAGGATCCACTCCGGTATAGCCGACAAACTTGAACAATGTTCAATCCAGAGGCTTTGCAAAGAGGTGAGATGTTGAATCCCCACCGGTAGAGCGGCCAAATTTGGAAGCTGGTAGAACCATAGGTAGCGAAGGCTCTGAAGGCCATGCCATTCCATCTCATCTCCATCGTTTGTTAAATCAACCTCTTTAGAACCCCAAACTTCCAAATTCTGAAGGGCAGTGAGATGtcgagagagagggagaggaccACAACAATTATCTATCCTTAAATCTTGGAGAGAAATGAGGTTGCACATCAACTCCTTGGGCAGAGTTTCCTCCATATTCTCAATTGACATGAACTTCAATTTGGAGAGAGGGATGAACGAGGAAGCGGCAAgtgtagaagaagaagaggttgATGTTGCTGCTATTGATGTCAGGTTCTTTGGGGTTGCCGTGTTTATCACCTCCATTCTCAGTGTTTGCTCCAATGGCTTCAAGCTACAATCTCTCAGCCTTAGCTTTTCGAGATATGGAAAGAGAGGTAAGGATATCAGCTTAGGGCATTCCCAAATGTATAAGTTGGAAAGATGAGGAAATGAAGGCAGTGAATGATTATGGAACTCCTCAACAGAATCCCTCTGTCGTTGCCACCATCCTTTTAGATTAGGGCAAAATCTAATTGTGAGTTGCTCTAGAGATGGGAGGAATGAAGAATCAGAGAACTCCCCgttgttttctctctttgataTGCACTCCAAACCATTCATTTGatcaagagagagagttttgagagAATGAAATTGATCCAACGATGGCAGATGTTGGCATTTGTTACAGCGATACAAGGAAAAATTTACAAGATTTGAAAGCGAAGAAATCGCACTTGGAAATTTCACTCCGCCGTATCCAATTAAACACaattcttgaaaatttgaagGTGGCCCGTGTGGGAGCAAGGCTACAAGTGACTCTTCATCATACCCAACGTTGGACTCATCCACGTCTTCTTCTATCCATGATAACGTCAAGTCTTGTAAAtgttttttctcattcatatTTGCATCCTTAGATTCTAATGCAGCATCTTTTCCGTGTCTCAATTCTCTAATCATTAGCGTTCCTCTCAACTCGTTTAGCTCGTAGAGTTCCTTCAATCTGCCGTTACGCCTGAAGGCAAAACAAGTACTCATATTTATCACAAATTGTGACAATGTCCGTAGCTTAGTCAATTGTCCCAGTCCACGTGGCATATATGTCAAATTCCAACATTCATCTATCTCAAGATACATGAGGTTGACTAATTTGTTAATATCTTTAGGCAATTCTTTAATTAGATTACATCCAGTGAGTCTCAGTGTTTGTAAATTATACAATCTTGTGATGGAATTGGGAAGCATCTTGATGGAAGTATTGGAGAGATCGAGATACCTTAAATGCCTCAACTTCCCGATAGATCTTGGAATTGTTTTAATTCTTGTCTTATTTAGATCCAACAAACGTATGAACTTAAAACTTGAAACAATTGCATTACAAGTTGACTTATCCAATCTTATTTCATATCGAAATTGTGACTGACTTGGCAAATGAAATGTTCTTATCCTTCTTGCATTATACAGTGACACAGGAATTGTTGATGATGAGAGAAATGTTCCATCAAATGACACATGACGAATCTTCTCATGAATGCCTTCTTCTTTTGAATAAAAAGTGGCACTATCAGATGCTGCTACTGATTTTGCAAGATCATGCATAAGATCATGCATTTTAAATTGTAATATATTGCCTTTCCCATCTTCTTCAACTTCCTGAAAGAATGATCTCCAAAGTAAATCCATAAAGTACTCATGACCAATATCTTCCAAGCATTGGTTTGGACTTGAAGACCTAATAAACCCTTGCGCCATCCACATTTTAATCAATGTTGTTTTATGAATTTTGTAATCCTTTGGAAATAAACAACAATAAGCAAAGCACTGCTTTAAATATGATGGAAGATGATCATAACTTAATTTAAGTGTTTGCAAGATATTAGCTACTTTCAAAAGTTCATTGTCCTTAAATGACAACCAATCATTTTCAAGGTTTTTAAAGTATAATAAGCTTCCTATACTTCTTATGGCGAGAGGGACTCCTCTACACTTTTCAATTATTTCCATTCCAATTGACTTGATGTTTGGATTCTTTGGCTCTTGACCATTTTCAAAAGCCATTTGCTTAAATAAAAGCCAAGACTCTTGTTCATTTAAACCCTTTAAAAAGTATGGTTGCTGCATAGTTTGTACAATTCTTGCAACCTTCTCCTCGCGTGTTGTCACTAATATTCTACTGCCTTTTCCACCActaattaaaagattttttagGCTAAGCcatttttcaaaatcatcattccACACATCATCCAACACAAGTAAGTATCTCTTCCCATCAATTTCTTTCTTAAGCTCATTAACTAGATCGTccaaatcaagatttttttgttttatatctTTTGCACGCTCTATAATTTTCTCAACAATTACTCTTACCTCAAAGTCATCAGAGACACATATCCagaatttttgttcaaaatgtttCTTAAATTCTTCATCATTGAATACAAGTTGAGCTAATGTGGTTTTCCCTAACCCCCCAATTCCAACTATCGGAAGAATCGAAACATTCTCCTCAACATTAGAATCCAAAAGAATTCCTATAATTGCCTTTTTATCATTCTCTCTCCCAATAATAGTTTCAGCAcatacaaaagaatgagtctCTCTTGCCCTATTCCTAACTTGTGTCTCCTCAAGACGCTCCTCCAAGTGGAATACCCTATCCCTTCCTATGGTATCTAGCCTCCCCATCATTGCCTTAACTTCATGAGCCATTTTAAGTGCACGCGGGTTCGATTTGGAAAAGCAGATGCATACCTTGTTGAACTTCTTATTCTGGCTCATCATCACTTCTCGGTGTAAAGCTTCAGTTGAGATGTCATCCAGCAAATCATCTGCATCATAAATGGCATCACGCAACCTTTTCAGCCACTCTTTGACTTGATTGGTCTGCTCCTTCTTCTCTGCATCCAGAAGCACAGCCTTGACTGTGGAAACCCTCTCCCCAAGGCTTACAATATCCCCTTTGAAACCCCAGAGTAGTCCAAGCTCTTGGACCGCTAGGTCGCCTGTTTTCTCGATGATTCGTGCAGCAACGTCGAACAGAACTCCTTCAGCCATTTCTTACTGTGAATTGAATGAATACAATATCTTTGTGAGAATGGTAATCTTAGAATGATCTATGAGAGAAAAATGAATTGGACAGAgcgatcaaaaaaaaaaaaaaaaaaaaaatatatatatatatatatatatatatatattgagggaATAGAGTGATCAAAATATAAGACCGTGGACTTGACTCTTGATGCATGATACACGTAATTGTGAGGTATACTTTAAGTCTATAACGAtgtgaataaataaatttaaaaaatatatatatatatatattttcataagtGGGCTTTATAAGTCAGAAGCGCACGAAATAACCATGAATGATGGGCTATGGCCCACGGGCCCCTGCACCGAATGGAAACCGTGTGGATCCCAAAGTGTTCCCCGCATTATTTTTGAAGCATTATTGATGATTTGGTGTAATGGCTAATGAGAAATTCCAATTATTGTGTCTTCCCATTAACCAgccagtttttattattattatttaaatcagtgggttttaaaaaaaattcattcgaATAAGATCACccaatttttggtattttagtagcagagtttttttttttttttttactacagcAATGCTCTACtactaaattttctaattttgttttaaaaaaaggaaaattaataccctattACTAAAAGGATGgatatgtttggtaactatttttaccttttattttctatttccaaaaacaattttattttcttgagagACTTAAAGActtgtttgaaaatttaaaattgataaaaaacaaaaactgttatcaaaactcaaatttgtaaaggaaactaaaaatatgcaaaagaCTGTTTTTCACTTTCTAATCTTCAAAACTCAATGAAAAaacgcatttaatttaatgaatctgtctcatttaatgagttagtatCAGAGTTCAAATcttaacaacaacaaattttagtatttttttcaaaaaactattttttttaataaattccaactaaccaaacatgcttttaatttaaaaaatacaagaaaattgttttttctttatattcccataaacaagttttgaaaataaaaaacaaaaattattaccaaacataaccttaaaTGTCCGAAAAAcagtttatttagttgaaactaaaaactttttattgaaagtacttTAGATAAAGTTAAAAGATAGTTGAAATAGTGCAAAAAAAACCcgtgaataataccaaaaaatacaatagaatgcataaatagaagaaacataaactaaataataaaaaaaactgaatttttaaGTCATTGCCAGATGCACACTAAAGCTCTACTCTCTATACCAATGCTAAACGGACACTCTTTTTTGTTGGAGCGCAAGGCACACCTCTTAATTCTCTTCCATCCTTTTAGACGGTAAATTAGAAATAGTAAATTACAGTATTACACTAACAAAACCTACTCACATCTGGAAATGCAATATATCTTCAAGtgaaattgtatatatattgttatctTCAATTTTGTTATCTTCAATATATTGGGTTATATCTTCAATTTTGTTATCTTTATTTCTTGCATAGAAATCAACTGCAAGATCATTGATAACTTATGATATTATGGCAGGCTAGTAATATAGGAACGTTGAAGATTGTTGTTTACGCAATTTTAGtggaaatagagagaaaaaggaagagaaacaaTGCAAAGATTTACATTGTTCAGCAATGTGCCTACATCCATGCAAGCGAGTGGCTAATGGTTACAATATGAAAATATGATTCACAACATATTGATATAACCTCTATTAAAAACCCTAACCCATTACATTGAAATCATTGTGCTCACACACTTATTTAGAATATTAGCCACCGTCTCTAACAAGGAGTTCAGGGTACCTCTTCTAGTCGGTTGTTATTGAGTCTTCAACTACATAGAACAAACAAGAATGCCTTCAATTGCTTCATTCATCACCTAGTTCGTCATTCTCTTCTTGGTTTATCTACCAAGCAACTGGTTGCATCATCAACAAGCTATCAACTTGATACCTACTTCAACATGATACCTAAACTTTTGCTGGACACAGAAGTCTGTCACAAGAGACACAGTCACCcaaatacaaaactaaaaattgatgTTGCTATTTCTTATATCCACTTACCCTTATTTTCCACTCTGCTGCATAAAAGCACAAGTCCTCCAAGGTGGTGGACTTCACAATGCTATGACATGATAGTTATTGCTCGTCACCTAATCTGCAAAAAAGAGTAACCTGGCATTAGTTATGACAAAACTTAATATGATCATCTATTCTCAAATTATTGGATGAATGACAAATGAAATTGTTTAACGATGTTAAATACAATTAACATGTTGATAATTCTGAGTTGATCAGTGCCTAACAAGAAACGTATATTCAAATAAGGTTAGCTAATTGCACATGTGGTGAATTTTACGCTCTCTTGAAAGAAGAAAGATTTCAAACACATAATCAATGCTGAAACCAAATAAAATGGAATTTCACCCAAACATTCATATGGTGATTATCCTTaggaatattttgaaaatcttttgGGTGAAGAAAACAATaaggaaaattttgtaattgaatGCTATATGAAGCTTTTGTTTCCAAAAGTTAGTGAGTACAAGCAcctaactttaaattttaaccgttaagagaaaataaattctttttcaCAAGTCACAATATCTAGAAAGCACATGTTTATCAAacaatcaaaaaattataagataAACAATCCATATTAGAAACTGATGTCTAAATGTGAGAGAAACTAACCACTGAGGAGGACCAATAAAATTTATGGTAACTATAAGCCAAAATCTTTAAGACACAACACACAGATATCCTGATCAGTGGAAAACTCCTTGGTGCTAAAGAAAAACCTCTCTAATCCACTTGTTAATCAGTTGAGACAATAGGAACTCAGAAGCCTTTTTTTTCCATGGGTTATGAAAAGCTGCTACCATAGAATATTGTTGTGGGAAATCCTGTAGTCATTTGTGCAGAAATTTTATCTGACCTACTGGGAACATTTCATTATTTCTAGTAAGAACAAATTTCAAATAAGAATCGGGTAGAAAACTAGGAGCTTATTTTAGATGAATTGAGACAGGGCCTTACCTTCAGCATGAATGCAAATTTCTGTCCAGAAAAGAGTTGATATATATAACTTGATTCATAGAATGAAACTTCTGGAACATGTGCTTAATTCCAATACTCACCGATACAAGAACCACTACCAAGAAAGTGAACATCAttgtaaaattaatataagaaaCATGAAGAGAGGAGGTCCAATTAGTAACAATAATGTATTCATAATTTTACTTTTGGACCCAAACAATTGGAGGAGTGCTCATTTGttgtcccattttttttttattctttatagcTATCATTATTtagcaatcttttttttttttttgggattaataaaaaatttataaaaaagagtgGACCTCTACCCGTACAAGCAGTAGCCACAGAAACCCTCTAAAGTATTACAATCTAAAATGTAGATAATCAACAAAGtctaaaaaagagaaggaacTATAGCTCTGCCAATACCAGTAGTTCACTCATAGAGACAGCAAGATTTAGTTCAAGAGTAGACAACTTGAAGTCATTAAGGATGTGATTATTTAGCATTTCATTGAAAGCCCATTTAACCT
This genomic stretch from Quercus robur chromosome 4, dhQueRobu3.1, whole genome shotgun sequence harbors:
- the LOC126723878 gene encoding putative disease resistance protein RGA3, which codes for MAEGVLFDVAARIIEKTGDLAVQELGLLWGFKGDIVSLGERVSTVKAVLLDAEKKEQTNQVKEWLKRLRDAIYDADDLLDDISTEALHREVMMSQNKKFNKVCICFSKSNPRALKMAHEVKAMMGRLDTIGRDRVFHLEERLEETQVRNRARETHSFVCAETIIGRENDKKAIIGILLDSNVEENVSILPIVGIGGLGKTTLAQLVFNDEEFKKHFEQKFWICVSDDFEVRVIVEKIIERAKDIKQKNLDLDDLVNELKKEIDGKRYLLVLDDVWNDDFEKWLSLKNLLISGGKGSRILVTTREEKVARIVQTMQQPYFLKGLNEQESWLLFKQMAFENGQEPKNPNIKSIGMEIIEKCRGVPLAIRSIGSLLYFKNLENDWLSFKDNELLKVANILQTLKLSYDHLPSYLKQCFAYCCLFPKDYKIHKTTLIKMWMAQGFIRSSSPNQCLEDIGHEYFMDLLWRSFFQEVEEDGKGNILQFKMHDLMHDLAKSVAASDSATFYSKEEGIHEKIRHVSFDGTFLSSSTIPVSLYNARRIRTFHLPSQSQFRYEIRLDKSTCNAIVSSFKFIRLLDLNKTRIKTIPRSIGKLRHLRYLDLSNTSIKMLPNSITRLYNLQTLRLTGCNLIKELPKDINKLVNLMYLEIDECWNLTYMPRGLGQLTKLRTLSQFVINMSTCFAFRRNGRLKELYELNELRGTLMIRELRHGKDAALESKDANMNEKKHLQDLTLSWIEEDVDESNVGYDEESLVALLPHGPPSNFQELCLIGYGGVKFPSAISSLSNLVNFSLYRCNKCQHLPSLDQFHSLKTLSLDQMNGLECISKRENNGEFSDSSFLPSLEQLTIRFCPNLKGWWQRQRDSVEEFHNHSLPSFPHLSNLYIWECPKLISLPLFPYLEKLRLRDCSLKPLEQTLRMEVINTATPKNLTSIAATSTSSSSTLAASSFIPLSKLKFMSIENMEETLPKELMCNLISLQDLRIDNCCGPLPLSRHLTALQNLEVWGSKEVDLTNDGDEMEWHGLQSLRYLWFYQLPNLAALPVGIQHLTSLQSLWIEHCSSLSAIPEWILNLTSLQTLRIWRCPILSKRCEMEAGEDCGKIEHIPDLRIDR